Proteins encoded in a region of the Dreissena polymorpha isolate Duluth1 chromosome 6, UMN_Dpol_1.0, whole genome shotgun sequence genome:
- the LOC127833555 gene encoding hemicentin-1-like yields MFDRTPLPDVLAGCNCAGSTFNCTLKSVSRIDDGDKWKCSAVQSQEMFSQELTIAVAVPVIGVTLTPDLPVISVSQNVPISFIKCESSYSRPTPIITWYMDRDTPLDYTDDVNITERSISSVAGNWTTSTLTITPSQEQHGDMIYCKVSNGYGSILSVRKPRINVLVAPSTPKVLYKNVIVDTITVIQNSSVSLECTSSGNPTPNTIWKLTNGSVINSGVIDLKFMQSVNAVTLTCTATSVVQPTNGSTIKYSNATHLLVNILYPPTNPTCVIGNNVITSNYIRAIKNTSITINCTSNSNPPPMNYTWTLPGGLKRDGQIFTIPNVLSSGTYKLDVNNVMNANSAPQVVNGNGNVIFTLDMLFAVAVRPIANTTVLLNRTLSVACPYTEGNPPKTNFMWKQVKTSRVVGVEQNLTFQNMQINDEGFYKCRVNNTMAPSGCCTQTTYDETIFYVDVQYPSSIQRFYVDGFEIARIITINQSQTVVLFCEAYSDPVANMFLINNTRNGRNLLTETHNNTISASLENARCEFDKGIYQCQGNNIHNAAQQVREIEIIIRCAPRASPFMPPVPKVWTKTNSSVTLTYTIVAYPPPKASSAFVWRKQVNNEWFIVNDDTRINIQISQDRLQTNLSIVQVQKDDFATYTVNVDNDIGSTKQTFVIEAKEKPAIPEQFGIPENTITDSSVIVEWKPVFNGGDDQWFVIGYKQQTGERWTYKTILEHIERISIEELVAGTSYQFKMYAENSIGKSAETNVITVTTRAKSDNGSFPSVGAAVGGAVGVTVVIVIMFGMFILWKKFKRNQASGSMYDDLFNGQINVSAVSTSSEYEAYRVDSQYRNQYETPAETSFHEYSALTHGGTQQHNVMNRASDVADNDCAKEENSYVNLVLSNTET; encoded by the exons ATGTTTGACCGTACCCCTTTACCTGATGTGCTTGCTGGGTGTAACTGTGCAGGGTCAACGTTTAACTGTACTCTGAAATCCGTATCAAGGATCGATGATGGTGACAAATGGAAATGCTCTGCTGTGCAAAGTCAGGAAATGTTCAGTCAGGAATTAACAATAGCTGTGGCAG TGCCTGTGATCGGTGTAACATTGACTCCGGACCTACCGGTAATTTCTGTGTCACAAAACGTACCAATCAGCTTTATCAAATGTGAATCATCATACAGTCGTCCTACCCCCATCATTACTTGGTATATGGACAGAGACACACCCTTGGATTACACCGACGATGTCAACATCACTGAACGAAGCATTAGTAGTGTAGCAGGAAACTGGACGACAAGCACTCTGACAATTACTCCTTCACAGGAACAGCATGGGGATATGATATACTGCAAGGTCTCAAATGGATACGGGTCGATCTTATCCGTCAGGAAACCCCGCATTAACGTGTTGG TCGCCCCATCCACACCAAAAGTTCTATACAAGAATGTGATTGTTGACACCATTACTGTGATACAAAATAGCTCTGTATCGTTGGAATGCACCTCTTCTGGGAATCCAACGCCTAACACAATATGGAAATTAACTAATGGCTCTGTTATTAATAGCGGAGTTATTGATCTAAAATTTATGCAAAGTGTGAACGCAGTTACGCTCACCTGCACGGCCACAAGTGTCGTGCAGCCAACGAACGGAAGCACAATAAAATATAGTAATGCAACTCATTTATTGGTTAACATTCTAT ATCCACCGACAAACCCAACGTGTGTCATCGGAAATAATGTTATAACATCAAATTACATACGTGCAATTAAAAACACATCTATTACAATTAACTGTACTAGCAATAGCAACCCTCCTCCGATGAACTACACGTGGACGCTGCCTGGTGGGCTGAAACGAGATGGACAAATCTTCACGATACCAAACGTACTATCTAGCGGTACTTACAAACTGGATGTCAACAATGTGATGAACGCAAATTCTGCCCCGCAAGTCGTTAATGGAAATGGCAATGTGATATTTACACTTGACATGCTAT TCGCAGTGGCGGTGAGACCAATTGCGAATACAACGGTGTTACTAAACAGGACATTGTCTGTCGCGTGTCCATACACAGAAGGAAACCCACCAAAGACGAATTTCATGTGGAAACAAGTAAAGACATCGCGCGTTGTCGGAGTTGAGCAAAATCTtacttttcaaaatatgcaaatcaATGACGAGGGATTTTATAAGTGCAGAGTAAACAACACAATGGCACCTTCAGGTTGCTGTACACAGACGACATAcgatgaaacaatattttacGTTGATGTACAAT aTCCTTCCAGTATACAGAGGTTTTATGTCGACGGATTTGAAATTGCAAGGATTATTACTATAAACCAAAGTCAGACTGTGGTATTATTCTGCGAAGCTTATAGTGACCCTGTGGCTAACATGTTTCTAATAAATAATACTCGAAATGGACGCAATTTACTGACTGAAACACATAATAACACAATATCTGCTTCTCTTGAAAATGCGCGATGCGAATTTGACAAGGGGATATACCAATGTCAAGGGAACAACATTCACAACGCCGCCCAGCAGGTTCGAGAAATAGAGATCATCATCCGAT GTGCACCGCGAGCTTCTCCATTTATGCCTCCGGTACCTAAAGTTTGGACGAAAACTAACAGTAGTGTAACTCTTACGTATACTATTGTGGCTTACCCTCCTCCAAAAGCTTCATCGGCATTTGTTTGGCGGAAACAAGTAAATAATGAATGGTTTATTGTCAATGATGATACAAGAATTAATATTCAAATTTCCCAAGACAGACTGCAGACAAACCTTTCCATAGTGCAAGTACAGAAAGACGATTTTGCAACCTATACGGTCAATGTGGACAACGACATTGGCTCCACAAAACAGACATTTGTTATTGAAGCGAAGG AAAAGCCAGCTATTCCAGAACAATTCGGTATACCAGAAAATACGATAACAGACAGCTCTGTCATCGTTGAATGGAAACCGGTATTTAACGGTGGGGATGATCAATGGTTCGTTATTGGATATAAACAACAAACGGGTGAAAGATGGACTTACAAAACTATATTAGAACATATCGAACGAATATCGATTGAAGAATTGGTTGCTGGAACCTCTTATCAATTCAAAATGTATGCAGAAAATTCAATTGGAAAATCAGCGGAAACAAATGTTATAACAGTAACTACACGAGCCAAATCTG ATAATGGATCCTTTCCATCGGTCGGGGCTGCAGTGGGAGGAGCTGTGGGTGTAACTGTCGTGATAGTCATAATGTTTGGGATGTTTATATTATGGAAGAAATTTAAAC GTAATCAAGCCAGCGGTTCTATGTACGATGACTTATTCAATGGACA GATTAACGTCTCTGCTGTCAGTACCAGTTCCGAGTATGAAGCCTACCGAGTTG ATTCCCAGTACAGAAACCAGTACGAAACACCCGCTGAAACTTCTTTTCATGAATATTCGGCCTTAACACATGGCGGCACACAACAGCATAATGTTATGAATCGTGCATCTGATGTTGCAGACAATGATTGTGCAAAGGAAGAAAACAGCTATGTGAATTTAGTGTTATCGAATACTGAAACTTAG